The following coding sequences lie in one Thermodesulfobacteriota bacterium genomic window:
- a CDS encoding GNAT family N-acetyltransferase: MIPIREVELRDRAAIVDIIRRTDNLTEEERDCAVELLDIYLKDPSEDDYLFLAAVEEGLVGELPVGYVCYGAASLSDGAYDLYWILVDPAHRGKGVGGGLLTRTEEMVSAEGGRMLMAETSSLPAYEEARGFYLKNGFREEARIKGFFKPGDDKLIYVKDL, encoded by the coding sequence GTGATACCTATCAGAGAGGTCGAACTGCGGGACAGGGCCGCCATAGTGGATATAATAAGGCGGACGGATAACCTTACGGAGGAGGAAAGGGATTGCGCCGTAGAGCTTCTTGATATATACTTGAAAGACCCCTCCGAGGACGACTACCTCTTCCTTGCGGCCGTAGAGGAGGGGCTGGTGGGAGAGCTTCCGGTGGGCTATGTATGTTACGGCGCCGCTTCGCTCTCGGACGGGGCGTACGACCTCTACTGGATACTGGTCGACCCCGCCCACAGGGGCAAGGGGGTGGGCGGAGGGCTCCTCACGCGCACAGAGGAGATGGTCTCGGCCGAGGGCGGGAGGATGCTCATGGCCGAAACCTCGAGCCTCCCGGCCTATGAGGAGGCCAGGGGCTTTTACCTTAAAAACGGTTTCAGGGAAGAAGCGAGGATAAAGGGGTTCTTCAAGCCCGGCGACGACAAGTTGATATACGTGAAGGACCTGTAA